From Pseudanabaena sp. BC1403, the proteins below share one genomic window:
- a CDS encoding phage tail protein, with translation MTPKSKLQALSIQLVSMKSPDANEETLASADNLDRSQSNLSQSNSLDNGRSLSKCKLLVNPNEPSEIVVKLKNSSNRALLTNLRVEGNFPTHWLQIGMEGNELPPYAEMEAVLYFQVPADFFENQEAIVNGQPLTINYQGQLQIYGGYASSISDSGFSPRLELFAVETFQLYVRPSSLYLDFLPDTYREVDFVGRMLKIFEETLEPDVQILDTLWAYLDPMLAPETMLPFLAHWVGWDTAPTLGVKRQRYLIKQAMQIYRWRGTRRGLRFYIHLFTGLPLDEHLPELEKHISIFEIIGRGFVIGEATLGNNASTGGGRPFHFVVRIRNDLQNSLDLPLIRRIIEREKPVFCTYDLEII, from the coding sequence ATGACTCCAAAAAGCAAACTCCAAGCGCTAAGTATTCAACTAGTTTCAATGAAGTCTCCTGATGCTAATGAAGAGACATTGGCGAGTGCTGATAATTTGGATAGATCCCAGAGCAATCTATCACAGTCGAATAGCCTCGATAATGGGCGATCTCTATCTAAGTGCAAACTGCTAGTTAATCCTAATGAGCCAAGCGAAATAGTAGTTAAGCTCAAAAATTCTAGTAATCGAGCATTACTGACTAACTTGCGCGTAGAAGGGAACTTCCCAACCCATTGGCTCCAAATTGGCATGGAAGGCAATGAGTTACCACCCTATGCAGAGATGGAAGCGGTTCTCTATTTCCAAGTTCCTGCGGACTTTTTTGAGAATCAAGAAGCGATCGTCAATGGTCAGCCCCTCACGATTAACTATCAAGGACAGTTACAGATTTATGGTGGTTATGCTAGTTCCATCTCAGACTCTGGATTTTCTCCAAGGTTAGAACTGTTCGCTGTTGAGACATTTCAGCTTTATGTCCGTCCGTCTAGTCTATATCTAGACTTCTTACCTGATACTTACCGCGAAGTTGACTTTGTCGGAAGGATGCTGAAAATCTTTGAAGAAACGCTCGAACCTGATGTCCAAATTTTGGATACTCTCTGGGCTTATCTTGATCCGATGTTAGCTCCTGAAACCATGTTGCCGTTTCTTGCCCATTGGGTGGGCTGGGACACTGCGCCGACTCTTGGGGTTAAGCGACAACGGTATTTGATCAAGCAAGCAATGCAGATCTATCGTTGGCGGGGCACTCGAAGAGGACTACGCTTTTATATCCATTTATTTACAGGTTTACCACTTGATGAACATTTGCCTGAATTAGAAAAGCACATTAGCATTTTTGAAATTATAGGTAGAGGCTTTGTAATTGGCGAAGCCACTCTTGGTAACAATGCCTCAACGGGCGGTGGTAGACCTTTTCATTTTGTAGTGAGGATTCGTAACGATTTACAAAATAGCCTTGATTTACCTTTAATTCGTAGGATTATCGAACGTGAGAAACCTGTTTTTTGTACTTACGATCTAGAGATTATTTAG
- a CDS encoding putative baseplate assembly protein, whose amino-acid sequence MTKEFDFLPNLPKSDLDDRTFAELVNECLLRIPRYCPEWTNYNPSDPGVTLIELFAWLTDQMLMRFNQVPRRNYVAFLELLGIHLQPPAPAQTEVTFYLSASLPEPYTIPAGIEVATLRTETEDAIIFSTDEPLVIGNPRILNLLAAPRVEENPEFLRDLLLDVWTEDREEGWSGQEIALFSDPPQPNNCFYVVFDGEQPINGNVIALKLKGESATTTGINPNNPPRFWEAWNGNAWQPVLQKESDDLTRGFSFSELADEGTNPLQGAEVIFHLPLSWDVTQFSTYRGRWLRCSYVEPTPNQAAYSRAPHIIGMSARAIGGTVKATQCNAITNEVVGESNGKSGQVFQLLHQPILPRQADEYLLITPPVGLPQIWHEVTDFSESTESDLHYIIDSTSGNIQFGPFVQTPNYQSLHTLQRLRIQGEPMQRVVADQTKAIAMNTKSSGTQYGAVPPKGSIIQMVKYRTGGGFRGNVQRGSLRISKSAIPYVASLTNHVSATNGVDAESLDDVAVRVPKMLRTRNRAITQTDFEYLTLIAGDGAVARVLCAPAKSKEDAGIVRLLTVPRVSTESIDLGQGMTPDQFILSAPLCDRVLAYLDERKMLGVQIQLEKPEYVGVCVQTEIALESSYSNPKVQQDIVQQLKVMLYRFLNPITGGVNGQGWEFGRPVYPSDIVKLLQNFQGVRFLGTVQLFELRYVNGEWARRLAPQPMIDPGPLGLICSWRSPRLRSSHVINIVS is encoded by the coding sequence ATGACGAAAGAGTTTGATTTTCTTCCCAATTTGCCAAAATCTGATCTTGACGATCGCACCTTTGCAGAATTGGTGAATGAGTGTCTTCTCAGAATTCCGCGCTACTGTCCAGAATGGACAAATTACAATCCTAGCGATCCAGGGGTAACACTGATCGAGCTATTTGCATGGCTAACCGATCAGATGTTAATGCGGTTTAACCAAGTGCCGCGACGCAATTATGTTGCTTTTTTAGAACTACTGGGAATTCACTTACAACCGCCAGCCCCCGCCCAGACTGAAGTAACTTTTTATCTGAGTGCTTCTTTGCCTGAGCCCTATACGATTCCTGCGGGGATTGAGGTCGCTACACTGCGGACAGAAACTGAAGATGCGATCATTTTCAGTACCGATGAACCATTGGTGATTGGCAATCCAAGAATTTTGAACCTGTTAGCTGCACCTAGAGTCGAAGAGAATCCTGAATTCCTGCGCGATCTTCTTTTAGATGTTTGGACAGAGGATCGCGAGGAAGGGTGGTCGGGACAGGAAATAGCTCTGTTTAGCGATCCGCCACAACCGAATAATTGCTTTTATGTGGTTTTTGATGGAGAGCAGCCAATTAATGGCAATGTGATTGCCCTCAAGTTAAAGGGAGAGTCTGCTACAACTACAGGGATTAACCCTAATAATCCGCCTCGGTTTTGGGAAGCATGGAATGGCAATGCATGGCAACCTGTACTCCAAAAAGAAAGTGACGATCTCACGAGGGGATTTAGCTTTAGCGAATTAGCCGATGAAGGCACTAATCCTTTACAGGGGGCAGAGGTGATCTTTCATTTGCCACTCTCTTGGGATGTGACACAGTTTTCTACCTATCGGGGGCGGTGGCTACGCTGTAGCTACGTAGAGCCAACCCCTAATCAAGCAGCTTATAGTCGAGCGCCTCATATTATTGGTATGAGCGCAAGGGCGATCGGTGGGACGGTCAAAGCAACTCAATGTAATGCAATAACTAATGAAGTTGTGGGTGAGAGTAATGGTAAATCAGGGCAAGTATTTCAATTACTGCATCAGCCAATATTACCTCGCCAAGCTGATGAATATTTGCTAATCACCCCACCTGTTGGACTGCCACAAATATGGCATGAAGTTACAGATTTCTCAGAATCCACAGAAAGCGATCTACATTACATTATTGATTCTACTTCTGGAAACATTCAATTTGGGCCCTTCGTACAAACGCCCAATTATCAGAGCTTGCATACATTGCAACGCTTGCGCATTCAGGGTGAGCCGATGCAAAGGGTTGTTGCCGATCAGACTAAGGCGATCGCGATGAATACCAAGAGCAGTGGGACTCAATATGGAGCCGTACCGCCTAAAGGTTCGATCATTCAAATGGTGAAATATCGCACGGGTGGAGGGTTTCGCGGCAATGTGCAACGCGGAAGTTTGCGAATATCTAAGAGCGCCATTCCCTATGTGGCAAGCTTAACTAACCATGTTTCTGCGACTAATGGCGTGGATGCTGAGTCCCTTGATGATGTGGCAGTCCGCGTACCTAAGATGCTGCGCACTCGCAATCGCGCTATCACCCAGACGGATTTTGAATATCTGACGCTGATCGCGGGCGATGGGGCTGTAGCTCGTGTGCTCTGTGCGCCAGCTAAGAGTAAAGAAGATGCTGGAATTGTCAGGTTACTAACTGTCCCAAGAGTCAGTACTGAAAGTATTGATCTAGGACAAGGGATGACCCCAGATCAGTTCATCTTGAGCGCACCACTATGCGATCGCGTATTAGCCTATCTTGATGAACGCAAGATGCTAGGTGTACAAATTCAACTAGAGAAACCTGAATATGTGGGCGTATGTGTCCAAACTGAGATTGCCCTAGAATCTTCCTACAGCAATCCAAAGGTACAGCAAGATATTGTTCAACAACTCAAGGTGATGCTCTATCGCTTTCTTAATCCGATTACAGGTGGAGTTAATGGGCAGGGTTGGGAGTTTGGTCGTCCAGTATATCCGTCTGATATTGTCAAACTATTACAAAACTTTCAAGGTGTGCGCTTTTTAGGTACAGTACAACTCTTTGAATTGCGCTATGTAAATGGAGAATGGGCTCGAAGGCTTGCACCGCAACCGATGATTGATCCAGGCCCATTGGGTTTGATTTGTTCTTGGCGCAGCCCAAGGTTGCGCTCTAGCCATGTGATTAATATTGTCAGTTAG
- a CDS encoding GPW/gp25 family protein yields MSDLEQDYLGRGISFPLRINVQGELKTDGGDRNLQESISSILNTKLGERVYRPNFGCRLSDLTFAPMNQQTILLARIYVEEALNRWEPRIKVTGVYAEPDPIRGRLDLKILYEIKKSHDRRSMVYPFYLLPPNGN; encoded by the coding sequence ATGAGTGATTTAGAACAAGATTATCTGGGTAGGGGCATTTCGTTCCCTTTGCGGATTAATGTTCAAGGTGAACTAAAAACGGACGGTGGCGATCGCAATTTACAGGAGTCGATCTCGTCAATTTTGAACACCAAATTAGGAGAACGGGTATATCGCCCAAACTTTGGTTGCAGACTCTCGGATCTCACTTTTGCGCCGATGAATCAGCAGACGATTCTCCTAGCCAGAATCTATGTTGAGGAAGCATTAAATAGATGGGAACCTCGGATTAAGGTTACAGGAGTTTACGCAGAGCCTGATCCGATTAGAGGGCGTTTAGATCTAAAAATTCTCTACGAGATAAAAAAGAGCCATGATCGCCGTAGCATGGTTTATCCGTTTTATTTACTGCCCCCAAATGGCAATTAA
- a CDS encoding PAAR domain-containing protein, giving the protein MFPAARLSDKTVTNDTIIGPGAPTVLIGGMPAACVGDAVVGNLVVGSIVMGSFTVIIGGRFAARTTSQVVGINVNAPPTPITTFVGKAEMTVLIGG; this is encoded by the coding sequence ATGTTTCCAGCAGCAAGGTTATCAGATAAGACTGTCACAAATGATACTATTATTGGGCCTGGAGCACCTACAGTATTGATTGGAGGGATGCCCGCAGCCTGTGTTGGCGATGCCGTTGTTGGTAATTTAGTAGTAGGCTCGATAGTCATGGGTTCTTTTACGGTCATAATCGGCGGACGCTTCGCAGCGAGAACTACCTCTCAAGTAGTTGGGATCAATGTCAATGCTCCACCCACACCTATAACTACTTTTGTGGGCAAAGCAGAAATGACTGTTCTAATTGGGGGATAA